The following are encoded together in the Bacteroidota bacterium genome:
- a CDS encoding DUF4286 family protein, with product MYFYPMYYYNVTCHAEHAIETKWLEWMKHTHIPEVMQTGCFTECRMLKLISPEHIEHGPTYAIQYLYNSPTDFDKYIAKHADVLRDKTFKEFGNAIHAFRTQLEIIAQF from the coding sequence ATGTACTTTTACCCCATGTATTATTACAATGTAACCTGCCATGCAGAACATGCCATTGAAACAAAATGGCTTGAATGGATGAAGCACACTCATATTCCTGAAGTAATGCAAACCGGTTGTTTTACAGAATGCAGAATGCTCAAACTGATTTCTCCGGAACACATTGAACACGGTCCAACTTATGCAATTCAATATCTATATAACTCTCCTACTGATTTTGACAAGTATATTGCAAAACACGCGGATGTATTAAGGGACAAGACTTTCAAAGAATTTGGAAATGCCATCCACGCTTTTAGAACCCAACTTGAAATTATTGCACAATTCTAA